The Claveliimonas bilis genome window below encodes:
- a CDS encoding HD domain-containing protein, with translation MDYNQARMEFEQYLNDYDRTDGKVKLKITHTYGVVARSGQIAERMGLSAEDRELAKMIALLHDIGRFEQLKRYDSFLPETMDHAAYGADILFKGGLIRRFLEEDTWDSIIEEAIRKHSDYILSGIEDQRTLLHARLIRDADKLDNCRVKLEDPLETFMNASAQEIGEQKITEKVRDDILKGKSILSSDRITDMDFWVSYLAYFYDLNFKESLEIVKENNYVGKIAGRIPYSNPETKATMRKISEELEKYIDGRLNM, from the coding sequence ATGGACTATAATCAGGCAAGGATGGAATTTGAGCAGTATCTGAATGATTATGACCGGACAGACGGCAAAGTAAAGCTGAAGATTACTCATACATATGGTGTTGTGGCAAGAAGCGGCCAGATTGCAGAAAGGATGGGACTTTCGGCAGAGGACAGGGAACTTGCGAAGATGATCGCTCTTCTTCATGATATCGGAAGATTTGAACAGTTGAAGCGGTATGACAGCTTTTTGCCGGAAACAATGGATCATGCGGCATATGGAGCGGATATTCTTTTTAAAGGAGGGCTTATCCGGCGCTTTCTGGAGGAGGATACCTGGGATTCTATTATAGAAGAGGCTATCCGGAAACACAGTGACTATATTTTGTCCGGCATAGAAGATCAGAGGACTTTGCTTCATGCCAGATTGATCCGTGATGCAGATAAACTGGATAACTGTCGTGTAAAATTAGAGGATCCGCTGGAAACGTTTATGAATGCTTCAGCACAGGAAATTGGAGAACAGAAGATTACAGAAAAGGTTCGTGATGATATTTTAAAAGGGAAGAGTATATTGTCCTCGGACCGGATAACGGATATGGATTTCTGGGTATCTTATCTGGCGTACTTTTATGATCTTAATTTTAAAGAAAGCCTGGAAATTGTAAAAGAAAATAATTATGTGGGAAAAATAGCAGGGAGGATTCCATATTCAAACCCGGAGACAAAGGCTACAATGCGGAAGATTTCAGAAGAATTGGAGAAGTATATTGACGGACGGCTGAATATGTGA
- a CDS encoding dipeptidase: MIFDGHGDIWTDVTNKRIKNKERDIFRKYHLEKFQKGGVNGGIFVIWLDPPYDADPVKRSKEIVESIQCELQDASDILNPVKKFSDLAAGTAAGKINAVTGMEGLSQIGEDIDLINYFYDEVGVRHAMLTWNEENALASGWPGDPRRGLTEAGEKAVRRIQELGMVMDVSHINDKGFWDIMNLAQGPVIASHSNARSVCPAMRNLSDDMLKEIARTGGLTGINSLREFIDENREKQTVERLADHVEYIAELIGIEHIGLGFDFDDYLEEEALGSFSSNLDSPSGKGISNEAEAGNLLEVLQKRGYNQEQLDAIAYKNFYRVFQTVWK, encoded by the coding sequence ATGATTTTTGACGGTCATGGAGACATATGGACAGATGTCACCAACAAAAGGATCAAAAACAAAGAGAGAGATATTTTCCGTAAGTATCATCTGGAGAAATTCCAAAAAGGCGGTGTGAACGGAGGGATATTCGTTATCTGGCTCGATCCGCCGTATGATGCAGATCCTGTCAAACGTTCAAAAGAGATTGTAGAAAGTATCCAGTGCGAACTTCAAGATGCGTCAGATATTTTAAATCCGGTGAAGAAATTTTCAGACCTTGCAGCAGGAACAGCAGCAGGAAAAATCAATGCAGTGACAGGAATGGAAGGGCTAAGTCAGATCGGCGAAGATATAGACCTGATCAATTACTTTTATGACGAGGTTGGCGTAAGGCATGCCATGCTTACATGGAATGAAGAGAATGCCCTTGCAAGCGGATGGCCGGGGGATCCAAGGCGAGGATTGACAGAGGCTGGAGAAAAGGCGGTAAGAAGAATCCAGGAACTTGGGATGGTGATGGATGTCTCTCATATCAATGACAAGGGATTCTGGGATATCATGAATCTGGCCCAGGGACCGGTGATCGCATCTCATTCCAATGCCAGATCTGTGTGTCCTGCCATGAGAAATCTGTCAGATGATATGCTGAAAGAAATTGCGAGAACAGGAGGGCTGACGGGAATAAACAGTCTTCGGGAATTTATAGATGAAAATCGCGAGAAGCAAACGGTAGAGCGCCTTGCAGATCATGTAGAGTATATTGCAGAGTTGATCGGTATTGAGCATATCGGTCTGGGATTTGATTTTGACGATTATCTGGAAGAAGAGGCGCTTGGCTCTTTCAGTTCCAATTTGGACTCTCCCAGTGGAAAAGGGATTTCCAATGAAGCGGAAGCGGGAAATCTTCTGGAAGTGCTGCAAAAGAGAGGATATAATCAGGAACAGTTAGATGCCATTGCCTATAAAAATTTTTATCGTGTTTTTCAGACAGTATGGAAATAA
- a CDS encoding MFS transporter has translation MFQLLLAIIYLAFISLGLPDSLLGSAWPSMYPEFSVPVSYAGIVSMIIAAGTIVSSLQCDRLTRKMGTGKVTAFSVLLTAAALFGFSISHSFAELCLWAVPYGLGAGCVDASLNNYVALHYASRHMSWLHCMWGVGASVGPYIMGFALFHGQGWNMGYRYISFLQLILTAVLFFSLPLWPKSAAGGEDKAEERTVQGEVLTLPQIIRIPGAKEIMITFFCYCALEQTTGLWASSYLVLHKGLPSETAANFASLFFIGITVGRGLSGFLTLKLNDRQMIRLGQGIILFGIILLLLPFGNGSALLGLIFIGLGCAPIYPSIIHSTPGYFGADKSQAMIGVQMAFAYVGTCLMPPVFGLMANHISISLFPFYLLAILCIMLYMHERLQNVISVFRRNACSAGTYRL, from the coding sequence ATGTTTCAATTATTGTTAGCGATTATTTATCTGGCATTTATCAGTCTGGGGCTGCCGGATTCCCTTTTGGGTTCCGCGTGGCCCAGTATGTATCCGGAATTTTCGGTTCCGGTTTCTTATGCAGGAATTGTTTCCATGATCATTGCAGCAGGGACGATCGTATCCAGTCTGCAGTGTGACCGCCTTACCAGGAAGATGGGAACAGGGAAAGTAACGGCTTTCAGTGTATTACTGACTGCAGCGGCATTGTTTGGATTTTCTATCAGTCATTCTTTTGCGGAGCTGTGTCTTTGGGCTGTTCCTTATGGTTTGGGGGCGGGCTGTGTGGATGCTTCGTTGAATAACTATGTGGCGCTTCATTATGCCAGCCGTCATATGAGCTGGCTTCATTGTATGTGGGGAGTAGGTGCGTCTGTCGGCCCTTACATTATGGGATTTGCGTTGTTTCACGGACAGGGATGGAATATGGGGTACCGCTATATTTCGTTTCTCCAGCTGATTTTAACTGCTGTTTTGTTTTTTAGTCTTCCTCTTTGGCCAAAGTCCGCTGCCGGAGGAGAAGACAAGGCGGAAGAGAGGACGGTACAAGGAGAAGTTCTGACACTGCCTCAGATCATACGGATTCCCGGAGCCAAAGAAATTATGATTACTTTTTTCTGTTATTGTGCTCTGGAGCAGACAACCGGCCTTTGGGCCAGCAGTTATCTGGTACTGCATAAAGGACTTCCTTCGGAAACTGCCGCGAATTTTGCCAGTCTGTTTTTTATCGGAATTACAGTGGGACGAGGGCTGTCCGGGTTCCTGACGCTGAAATTGAATGACAGACAGATGATACGGCTGGGGCAGGGGATTATTCTGTTTGGAATTATCCTGCTTTTGCTTCCGTTTGGAAATGGAAGCGCGCTTTTGGGACTGATTTTTATCGGCCTTGGCTGTGCGCCCATTTATCCGTCTATTATTCATTCTACCCCGGGGTACTTTGGGGCGGATAAATCCCAGGCCATGATCGGTGTCCAGATGGCGTTTGCTTATGTGGGAACCTGCCTTATGCCGCCGGTATTCGGGCTGATGGCAAATCATATCAGTATTTCCCTTTTCCCTTTTTATTTGCTGGCCATTTTGTGTATCATGCTGTATATGCATGAAAGACTGCAGAATGTAATATCTGTCTTCCGCAGAAATGCTTGTTCTGCCGGAACATATCGTCTATAA
- a CDS encoding substrate-binding periplasmic protein codes for MRKLKICADPFPPYQYIDKDGCVKGRDYELVAGRLHKAGYETEVCIAPWNQIYPEFESGQQDVLFQAQDSPERLEKFYLSKKLRDAVTEVVTADKTLKDIQNYSELENYRLGVIADFANGPEIDSLSASCKVEFPDAAAVLKGIYDGEVDFGVLDQGVKEYLMSDNVTLYPAPALTYYRPLYVMFREEKVRDDFDAAGEQA; via the coding sequence CACCTTATCAGTATATTGACAAGGACGGATGTGTAAAAGGAAGAGATTATGAACTTGTTGCCGGAAGGCTTCACAAAGCGGGCTATGAAACGGAAGTTTGTATTGCACCCTGGAATCAGATTTATCCTGAATTTGAAAGCGGCCAGCAGGATGTTCTGTTTCAGGCGCAGGATTCGCCGGAACGTCTGGAAAAATTTTATTTATCAAAGAAGCTTCGGGATGCTGTAACGGAAGTGGTGACTGCTGATAAAACATTAAAGGACATTCAAAATTATTCGGAACTGGAGAACTACCGTCTGGGAGTGATCGCAGATTTTGCAAATGGTCCTGAGATCGACAGCTTATCGGCTTCATGCAAAGTGGAATTTCCAGATGCAGCGGCAGTCCTTAAGGGAATTTATGACGGTGAAGTTGATTTCGGAGTGCTGGATCAGGGCGTGAAAGAATATCTTATGTCCGATAATGTTACGTTGTATCCTGCTCCTGCACTGACATACTACAGACCGTTATATGTCATGTTCCGTGAAGAGAAAGTAAGGGATGATTTCGATGCGGCCGGAGAGCAGGCATAA
- a CDS encoding amidohydrolase, with protein MENKIFENARIFTSDDENLYADSMIVEEGKIAWIGRRAEMPSCSYERVDLNGACVIPGLIDAHMHPVMLADFSQQISALPPRVNSIAELIEEIRRVRKEKFADKQDGKWIEGWGYDEGKFAEQRALTRYDLDEGCSDMPVCIIRTCGHIRCVNSKALEIAGIDRNTPDPEGGEIERDADGEPTGVLKENARNLVTPFMPVPTREEKVENLIALGQLLLSQGIVGVTDMGNLDKGDNYPLYEEAAKRGWELKTGIYYMWDFFAEDKDFDLSGEKRDRDQQIFAAGLKLIGDGSVSGRTAWMSRPYLGRTEEYGLPVCSDELVESAVSFCKRKHCQLSVHAMGGKAIKRAVDRLCLEDDWMEGKENLPYARVEHITDPSEESIQKAAEKGIAFVTQPIFMYAEIESYLKNLGKEWMKECYPVKRMLDRKVQLCFSTDAPATSWAVPSDPFPCIKAAVTRRAWDGTDCGRDQAVDIQTAVKLYTRESAKAAGFPEMGQLKRGYRADFVVLDRNIFEIPEEEIDKIKVQKVFIKGKRIYEI; from the coding sequence ATGGAAAATAAAATTTTTGAAAATGCCAGAATTTTTACATCTGATGACGAAAATCTTTATGCGGATTCCATGATCGTGGAAGAAGGGAAAATAGCGTGGATCGGCAGGCGGGCGGAGATGCCTTCCTGCAGTTATGAAAGAGTGGATCTCAATGGAGCGTGCGTCATACCGGGACTGATCGATGCACATATGCATCCTGTGATGCTGGCAGATTTCTCGCAGCAGATATCGGCTCTCCCTCCAAGAGTAAATTCTATTGCAGAACTCATTGAAGAAATCCGGAGGGTGAGGAAAGAAAAGTTTGCAGACAAGCAGGATGGGAAATGGATCGAAGGATGGGGATATGACGAAGGGAAATTTGCGGAGCAAAGAGCGCTTACCCGGTATGATCTGGATGAAGGCTGCAGCGATATGCCTGTCTGTATCATCCGCACCTGCGGTCATATCCGGTGCGTCAACAGCAAAGCTCTGGAGATTGCCGGAATTGACAGGAATACACCGGATCCGGAGGGAGGAGAAATTGAGCGTGATGCAGACGGCGAACCGACAGGCGTCCTGAAAGAGAATGCGAGAAATTTGGTTACGCCATTTATGCCGGTTCCAACCAGGGAAGAGAAGGTAGAGAATCTGATAGCTCTGGGACAGCTTCTTCTTTCGCAGGGAATTGTGGGAGTGACAGACATGGGCAACCTGGATAAAGGGGACAATTATCCCCTTTATGAGGAAGCGGCAAAACGGGGCTGGGAACTGAAAACCGGGATTTACTATATGTGGGATTTTTTTGCCGAAGACAAAGACTTCGACCTTTCAGGAGAAAAGAGGGACCGGGATCAGCAGATATTTGCAGCGGGTCTTAAGCTGATCGGAGATGGAAGCGTGTCCGGACGGACTGCCTGGATGAGCCGTCCTTATCTGGGTCGGACAGAAGAGTACGGATTGCCGGTCTGTTCAGACGAGCTGGTAGAGTCGGCAGTTTCCTTCTGCAAAAGAAAGCACTGCCAGCTGTCTGTACACGCTATGGGCGGGAAGGCGATCAAACGGGCGGTAGACAGGCTTTGCCTGGAGGATGACTGGATGGAAGGCAAGGAAAATCTACCATATGCAAGAGTGGAGCACATTACAGATCCTTCTGAAGAAAGCATTCAAAAAGCGGCAGAAAAAGGAATTGCATTTGTAACACAGCCGATTTTCATGTATGCGGAGATCGAGAGCTACCTGAAAAATCTGGGAAAAGAGTGGATGAAAGAATGCTATCCGGTAAAACGGATGCTGGATAGAAAGGTGCAGCTGTGTTTTTCAACCGATGCACCGGCCACATCGTGGGCAGTTCCATCTGACCCTTTCCCCTGTATAAAAGCAGCCGTAACACGCAGAGCATGGGACGGAACAGACTGCGGCAGGGACCAGGCTGTTGATATTCAGACAGCGGTGAAACTATATACGAGAGAGTCGGCGAAAGCGGCTGGCTTTCCGGAGATGGGGCAGCTGAAAAGAGGATACAGGGCAGATTTTGTTGTCCTGGATCGAAATATCTTTGAAATTCCGGAAGAGGAAATTGATAAGATAAAAGTACAGAAAGTATTTATTAAAGGAAAAAGAATTTATGAAATTTGA
- a CDS encoding AraC family transcriptional regulator — protein sequence MALHECGLNLNRGLKELQMHGTLDFPCAGYAAFYTDNPEDTIPWHWHEEMELVYAAEGSMEVRIPSSSFCVRKGDLFAINSNTLHFASSLEGCLLHSLVFSPSLVTGTDNSVFAKKYVHPLLSCPSFSGFLFPSSKYPEIIRDFCAAFEVMKKEPPGFEFIVREKLSCICFFLSQKFKEEMVISSSTSGQNDLRIKKMLEYIHQNYSSEITLPEIARTADIGERECLRCFQKTIQTSPIQYLLKYRSMQAADLLLREPERSISDISVSCGFDSPSNFAKVFRRFYHCTPREYRKMPAI from the coding sequence ATGGCGCTTCACGAATGCGGGCTGAATCTGAACCGGGGATTAAAAGAACTCCAGATGCATGGCACCTTAGATTTCCCCTGTGCCGGTTATGCCGCTTTCTATACCGACAATCCGGAAGATACGATACCATGGCACTGGCATGAGGAAATGGAATTAGTCTATGCAGCAGAAGGAAGTATGGAAGTGCGAATCCCTTCCTCTTCTTTTTGCGTCAGGAAGGGGGACCTTTTTGCTATCAATTCCAACACCCTGCACTTTGCATCTTCCCTCGAAGGCTGTCTGCTTCACTCCCTTGTTTTTTCTCCCTCTCTTGTGACCGGAACAGACAACTCTGTCTTTGCAAAAAAGTATGTGCACCCCCTCCTTTCCTGCCCGTCCTTCTCCGGCTTTTTATTCCCATCGTCAAAGTACCCGGAAATCATCCGGGATTTCTGCGCTGCCTTTGAGGTCATGAAAAAAGAACCGCCTGGATTTGAATTTATTGTGCGGGAAAAGCTATCTTGCATCTGCTTTTTCCTCTCCCAAAAATTCAAAGAAGAGATGGTCATTTCTTCTTCCACTTCAGGTCAAAATGATCTGCGTATCAAAAAAATGCTGGAATATATCCATCAAAATTATTCCAGCGAAATTACTTTACCGGAAATCGCCAGGACTGCTGATATCGGAGAGCGGGAATGTCTGCGCTGTTTTCAAAAAACAATCCAGACCTCCCCTATTCAATATCTGTTGAAATACCGGAGCATGCAGGCTGCAGATCTTCTCCTTCGGGAACCCGAAAGAAGTATTTCTGATATATCTGTTTCCTGCGGTTTTGACAGTCCGAGCAACTTCGCCAAAGTATTCCGCCGTTTCTATCACTGCACACCTCGGGAGTATAGAAAAATGCCTGCAATCTGA
- the brnQ gene encoding branched-chain amino acid transport system II carrier protein, translated as MKKNMRKDILITGFALFAVFFGSGNLIFPPQVGLLSGQYVPAAMAGLALTGILFPMMAVAAVGNTGYDLKDMMRHVTPWWHYFYMGIGLLAVIFGTIPRCGGVAYESGLEGIFGSMPSYVRIGFLLLFFAVSYYFAMNKSSVIDKIGNYLTPLLLVSLVAVIILAIVHPIDRLGEGEITSGTEAFVNAFLTGYNTGDVGTGIICAGIFIEAFRNKGYTERKEYKKAMFGIIAVGFALLFVVYGGLAYLGAQGTKIYPADVDTTFLLTDLVRRMAGYGGSVVLSLAVIFACLTTAVGMIATTGEWVEGWTKGKLSYKLAALLITAAIFFVSSTGVSNVLAISGPLFTVLFPMSVVMTFLGLLKKYVPNDGAWKGSVFMAALMSVFDALNVAHASGLLKADISGVMERVYKIPLAKEGFAWLIPTIIGFAVGALWGNFADKDKSSRR; from the coding sequence ATGAAAAAGAATATGAGAAAGGACATTTTAATTACGGGTTTTGCACTGTTTGCCGTCTTTTTCGGATCGGGAAATCTTATATTTCCGCCTCAGGTAGGTCTTTTGTCGGGACAGTATGTACCGGCGGCCATGGCAGGCCTTGCCCTTACCGGTATCCTGTTTCCTATGATGGCGGTGGCAGCTGTGGGGAATACAGGATATGACCTGAAGGATATGATGCGCCATGTTACGCCATGGTGGCACTATTTCTATATGGGGATCGGTCTTTTGGCAGTAATATTCGGAACGATCCCAAGATGCGGGGGCGTTGCCTATGAATCGGGATTGGAAGGAATCTTTGGCAGCATGCCGTCTTACGTGAGAATTGGTTTTCTGCTGTTATTTTTTGCTGTGTCCTACTATTTCGCCATGAATAAGTCAAGTGTAATAGATAAGATAGGGAATTACCTTACGCCGCTTCTTCTGGTCAGCCTGGTTGCAGTGATCATTCTGGCAATTGTTCACCCCATTGACAGGCTGGGGGAAGGGGAGATCACAAGCGGAACAGAGGCATTTGTCAATGCATTTCTGACCGGGTATAATACCGGAGATGTAGGAACGGGAATCATCTGTGCCGGGATATTTATTGAAGCGTTCCGGAATAAAGGTTATACGGAAAGAAAGGAATATAAAAAGGCCATGTTTGGTATCATAGCTGTCGGTTTTGCGCTTCTTTTTGTTGTGTATGGCGGGCTTGCGTATCTGGGCGCGCAGGGAACAAAAATTTACCCGGCGGATGTGGATACTACCTTTCTTTTAACTGACCTGGTAAGGCGGATGGCCGGTTATGGAGGCAGTGTGGTACTGTCGCTGGCTGTTATTTTTGCATGTCTGACAACCGCGGTGGGAATGATCGCCACAACAGGAGAGTGGGTGGAAGGATGGACGAAAGGGAAGCTGTCCTATAAGCTGGCGGCACTTCTCATTACAGCAGCCATTTTCTTCGTATCATCTACAGGAGTCAGCAATGTGCTTGCTATTTCCGGACCTTTGTTTACTGTGCTGTTTCCGATGTCAGTAGTTATGACATTTCTCGGCTTACTGAAAAAGTATGTTCCCAATGACGGGGCGTGGAAGGGCTCTGTCTTTATGGCGGCGCTGATGTCTGTTTTTGACGCTTTAAATGTTGCTCACGCCTCAGGACTTCTAAAAGCGGATATTTCCGGAGTGATGGAGAGGGTTTATAAAATTCCTCTGGCAAAGGAAGGTTTCGCATGGCTGATTCCTACAATAATCGGATTTGCAGTGGGAGCGCTGTGGGGAAATTTTGCAGATAAAGACAAGAGCAGCAGAAGATAA
- a CDS encoding YitT family protein — MKFEPKKDIKRIIIVCLAAVIMALNIKSFVRTGGLYPGGATGLTLLLQRMGELFFHVTIPYTIVNVALNAVPVYIGFRFIGKKFTLYSCLMIVLTSVLTDILPGYVITYDTLLISIFGGLINGLVISMCLMMNATTGGTDFIAIFLSERKGIDSWNMVLGLNVVILAAAGILFGWDKALYSIIFQYTSTQVLHMLYKKYQQETLFVVTNKAKEVYEAIARTTNHGATIIEGEGSYEKRERKIVYSVVSSAESKRVLKAINEADPEAFVNLMKTEQIAGKFYQKPTE, encoded by the coding sequence ATGAAATTTGAACCTAAAAAAGACATAAAGAGAATCATCATCGTCTGTCTGGCAGCAGTGATCATGGCCTTGAATATCAAATCTTTCGTGCGGACAGGCGGATTATATCCGGGCGGAGCAACAGGGCTTACCCTGCTTCTGCAGCGGATGGGGGAATTGTTTTTTCATGTGACAATACCATATACCATTGTCAATGTAGCCCTGAATGCAGTGCCGGTCTATATAGGATTTCGATTTATCGGGAAAAAATTTACGCTGTATTCCTGTCTGATGATCGTGCTTACCAGTGTACTGACGGATATCCTGCCGGGATATGTGATTACTTATGACACGCTGCTGATCAGTATTTTTGGCGGGCTGATCAACGGCCTGGTGATCAGTATGTGTCTGATGATGAATGCAACAACAGGAGGAACAGACTTTATCGCCATATTTCTGTCAGAGCGGAAAGGGATTGATTCCTGGAATATGGTGCTGGGACTTAATGTGGTGATCCTTGCCGCAGCAGGTATTTTATTCGGATGGGACAAGGCATTGTACTCCATCATTTTCCAGTATACGTCTACACAGGTACTCCACATGCTTTATAAAAAATATCAGCAGGAGACACTTTTTGTAGTGACAAATAAGGCGAAAGAGGTTTATGAGGCAATCGCCAGGACAACAAATCACGGGGCGACTATTATTGAAGGAGAGGGCTCTTATGAGAAAAGAGAGCGTAAGATCGTGTATTCGGTCGTATCCAGTGCTGAAAGTAAGCGCGTGCTGAAAGCGATA